In Salmo trutta chromosome 16, fSalTru1.1, whole genome shotgun sequence, a genomic segment contains:
- the dyrk3 gene encoding dual specificity tyrosine-phosphorylation-regulated kinase 3: MMVLQRKAEGPITAARHGDGLYNSYMRTDHLLKEEADTHSPAGLPPIPKHTVNKPGVMRDQISVSGAQLKVKYPYEDSTYNRKVNAVTATTHNGNSAAGPITGKPASVPGLSKERSAGQITGKPASVPGLSKERSADSTGSSKGSSESTGPWGGKLVGPLTPEQALRQYRSQLTILEQTEIHSYPEVYFLGPNAKKRPAVAGGNNNGGFDDEQGGYIHVPHDHLAFRYEFLKVIGKGSFGQVAKVYDHKLQQHLALKMVRNEKRFHRQAQEEIRILEHLRKQDRSGTMNAVHMLEHFTFRNHICMTFELLSMNLYELIKRNKFQGFSLPLVRKFAHSILQCLEALNRHRIIHCDLKPENILLKQQGRSGIKVIDFGSSCFHHQRVYTYIQSRFYRAPEVILGSRYGLPIDMWSFGCILSELLTGYPMFPGEDEGDQLACVMELLGMPPTKLLEQAKRAKNFISSKGHPRYCGANTLPSGATVFTGSRSRRGKLRGPPASKEWSAALKGCEDLTFTDFIKRCLDWDPSSRLTPSQALRHPWLYRRLPKPLAPAAGEKKGATEHHSTSFPSILPAKGGSGAAANHNKLRANMMGDSAGSVPLRTVLPKLVS; this comes from the exons GTGAATAAGCCAGGTGTGATGCGGGACCAGATCAGTGTTAGCGGGGCTCAGTTGAAGGTCAAGTACCCGTACGAAGACTCCACCTACAACCGCAAGGTCAATGCTGTTACCGCGACAACGCACAACGGCAACAGCGCCGCCGGACCGATCACCGGTAAACCAGCATCGGTGCCTGGACTGTCTAAAGAACGCTCCGCCGGACAGATAACCGGTAAACCAGCATCGGTGCCTGGACTGTCTAAAGAACGCAGCGCAGACAGTACGGGATCCAGTAAAGGGTCGTCAGAGAGCACCGGACCCTGGGGGGGCAAACTGGTGGGGCCCCTGACTCCTGAACAGGCCCTCAGACAGTACCGCTCACAACTTACTATCCTGGAACAGACTGAGATACACTCCTAcccagag GTGTATTTCCTGGGTCCCAACGCTAAGAAGCGTCCTGCAGTTGCTGGGGGCAACAACAATGGGGGTTTTGATGACGAGCAAGGGGGGTACATCCATGTACCCCACGATCACCTGGCCTTCAGATACGAGTTCCTCAAAGTCATCGGCAAGGGCAGCTTCGGACAG GTGGCGAAGGTGTACGACCACAAGCTGCAGCAACACCTGGCGCTGAAGATGGTCCGTAACGAGAAGCGTTTCCACCGCCAGGCGCAGGAGGAGATACGGATCCTGGAGCACCTCCGAAAGCAGGACCGCTCCGGAACCATGAACGCCGTCCACATGCTAGAACACTTCACCTTCAGAAACCACATCTGCATGACCTTTGAACTGCTCAGCATGAACCTGTATGAGCTGATCAAGAGGAATAAGTTCCAGGGCTTCAGTCTGCCGCTCGTCAGGAAGTTTGCCCACAGCATCCTGCAGTGTCTGGAGGCTCTGAACCGACACCGGATCATCCACTGTGACCTGAAGCCGGAGAATATACTGCTGAAACAGCAGGGACGGAGTGGGATCAAG gtgATAGACTTTGGTTCGTCATGTTTCCATCACCAGCGTGTCTACACGTACATCCAGTCCCGCTTCTACCGCGCCCCCGAGGTCATCCTGGGGTCACGCTACGGTCTCCCCATTGACATGTGGTCATTTGGCTGTATCCTGTCTGAGCTGTTGACAGGATATCCCATGTTCCCCGGGGAGGACGAAGGGGATCAGCTAGCCTGTGTCATGGAGCTACTAGGCATGCCCCCTACCAAGCTGTTGGAGCAAGCCAAGAGGGCCAAGAACTTCATCTCTTCCAAGGGCCACCCGCGCTACTGCGGGGCTAACACCTTGCCCAGCGGGGCCACGGTTTTCACAGGCTCCCGATCGCGCAGGGGGAAGCTCCGGGGTCCTCCGGCTAGTAAAGAGTGGAGCGCGGCCCTGAAGGGATGTGAAGATCTCACCTTCACGGACTTTATTAAAAGGTGTCTAGATTGGGACCCTTCCAGCAGACTGACCCCTAGTCAGGCCCTCAGACACCCCTGGCTGTATCGACGTCTGCCTAAACCCCTGGCCCCCGCCGCCGGGGAGAAGAAGGGAGCGACGGAACACCACTCTACCTCGTTCCCGTCCATCCTGCCGGCTAAAGGAGGGAGCGGCGCAGCGGCAAATCACAACAAACTGAGAGCTAACATGATGGGAGACTCAGCAGGGTCCGTACCCCTCCGCACCGTGCTGCCCAAACTGGTCTCATAG